The Pseudosulfitobacter pseudonitzschiae genome includes a region encoding these proteins:
- a CDS encoding DUF2937 family protein, with amino-acid sequence MIVRTLTLVAALTAGAATSQFPEFSQQYAQRLGGAVDALAEVVADFDASAQAEGLTRVAALNQMQGTPFIDRRRADMIRTFARYDKLRADLAALDTAGPFMRAYHATRMTDPEVARAAWAAFQPALPLTFAGGIFAGVGFITMLLAIGILRLLLPTRRRRTA; translated from the coding sequence ATGATCGTGCGCACGCTCACCTTGGTGGCGGCCCTGACCGCAGGGGCCGCCACCTCGCAATTCCCAGAGTTTTCGCAGCAATACGCCCAGCGTCTGGGCGGCGCTGTCGATGCACTGGCCGAGGTCGTGGCCGACTTCGACGCCTCCGCCCAAGCCGAGGGGCTGACCCGCGTGGCAGCCCTGAACCAGATGCAAGGCACCCCGTTCATCGACCGCCGCCGCGCCGACATGATCCGCACCTTTGCCCGCTATGACAAACTGCGCGCCGATCTGGCCGCGCTGGACACCGCGGGCCCCTTCATGCGTGCCTATCATGCCACGCGCATGACCGACCCCGAAGTGGCCCGCGCCGCATGGGCCGCCTTTCAACCCGCGCTGCCGCTGACCTTTGCGGGCGGCATTTTTGCGGGGGTCGGGTTCATCACCATGCTGCTTGCCATCGGCATATTGCGGCTGCTGCTGCCCACGCGCCGCCGTCGCACCGCTTGA
- a CDS encoding lipoprotein-releasing ABC transporter permease subunit, which produces MANSTPPFAPFEWMIAWRYLRARRAEGGVSVMTWISLIGITLAVFALIATLAVRSGFRAEFVDTILGANAHVTVYNLGVTSETGQIDRTIPDYTEMAARLAAVPGVTRAAPLVRGQVMANLKQGNAGVEVFGIELADLKGLPRIADPTTGLGDINRFDAGIAIGSGVARELGATVGDRIKLISPNGVKTAFGTSPRVNAYEVVYVFSAGRYDIDRTRVYLPLTEAQSFFNREGVATEIEVMVENPEQVDEMTQALQTAAGERAQTWTWRDASGGFLRALEVEDNVMFIILSILVLIAAMNIVSGLIMLVKNKGRDIGILRTIGLTEGSILRVFFICGAFTGLIGTALGVILGCLFALYIDPIFSFVNVVMGGGVWDPSIRGIYALPAQLQLADVLKAVGLSLGLSFIVTIFPARRAARMNPVEALRYE; this is translated from the coding sequence ATGGCCAATTCCACCCCTCCCTTTGCCCCTTTCGAATGGATGATCGCCTGGCGCTACCTGCGCGCGCGCCGTGCCGAAGGCGGGGTTTCCGTGATGACATGGATCAGCCTGATCGGCATCACCCTCGCGGTCTTCGCCCTGATCGCCACGCTGGCCGTGCGCTCGGGCTTTCGCGCGGAATTCGTCGATACGATCCTCGGCGCCAATGCCCACGTGACCGTCTATAACCTTGGCGTCACGTCGGAAACCGGCCAGATCGACCGTACCATTCCCGACTATACCGAAATGGCCGCGCGTCTGGCCGCCGTGCCGGGTGTCACCCGCGCCGCACCCTTGGTGCGCGGTCAGGTCATGGCAAACCTGAAACAGGGCAACGCAGGGGTCGAGGTGTTCGGCATCGAACTGGCCGATCTCAAGGGCCTGCCGCGCATCGCCGACCCCACCACCGGCCTTGGCGACATCAACCGCTTTGACGCGGGCATCGCCATCGGCTCGGGCGTGGCACGCGAACTGGGCGCAACCGTGGGCGACAGGATCAAGCTGATCTCGCCCAATGGCGTCAAAACCGCCTTTGGCACCAGCCCGCGCGTCAACGCCTACGAGGTCGTCTATGTCTTTTCCGCAGGCCGCTATGACATCGACCGCACGCGCGTGTATCTGCCCCTGACCGAAGCCCAGAGTTTCTTCAACCGCGAGGGCGTGGCCACCGAAATCGAGGTGATGGTCGAAAACCCCGAACAGGTCGACGAAATGACCCAAGCCCTGCAAACCGCCGCAGGTGAACGCGCCCAGACATGGACGTGGCGCGACGCCTCGGGCGGCTTTCTGCGCGCGCTCGAAGTCGAGGACAACGTGATGTTCATCATCCTGTCGATCCTTGTGCTGATTGCCGCAATGAACATCGTGTCGGGGCTGATTATGCTGGTCAAAAACAAAGGCCGCGACATCGGCATCCTGCGCACCATCGGCCTGACCGAAGGATCGATCCTGCGGGTGTTCTTCATCTGCGGCGCCTTTACCGGCCTGATCGGCACGGCCTTGGGCGTGATCCTTGGCTGCCTCTTCGCGCTTTATATCGACCCGATCTTTTCCTTTGTGAACGTGGTGATGGGCGGCGGCGTCTGGGATCCGTCCATTCGTGGCATCTATGCACTGCCCGCCCAGCTCCAGCTTGCCGATGTGCTCAAGGCGGTCGGCCTGTCGCTGGGCCTATCGTTCATCGTCACCATATTCCCCGCCCGCCGTGCGGCGCGGATGAACCCCGTCGAGGCTCTGCGTTATGAGTGA
- a CDS encoding ABC transporter ATP-binding protein, whose translation MSDPVLCLYGLHKTYNKGLPGEVQVLRGVDLTVNAGEVVALVAPSGAGKSTMLHIAGLLDVPDTGTVSLAGQDMTGLSDRKRTAARRSDIGFIYQFHHLLPEFSALENIVLPQLAAGIARSTAEARARDLLDRVGIAARAGHRPAALSGGEQQRVAFCRALANKPRLLLADEPTGNLDPATSDQVFGALMELVRGTGLSALIATHNMELAARMDRVLRMDAGQLSI comes from the coding sequence ATGAGTGATCCCGTCCTGTGCCTGTATGGGCTGCACAAAACCTATAACAAGGGCCTTCCGGGCGAGGTGCAAGTGCTGCGCGGCGTCGATCTGACAGTAAACGCTGGCGAAGTTGTCGCCCTTGTCGCCCCCTCGGGCGCGGGCAAATCCACGATGCTGCACATCGCGGGGCTGCTGGACGTGCCCGACACCGGCACCGTCAGTCTTGCAGGACAGGACATGACCGGCCTCAGCGACCGCAAGCGCACCGCCGCACGGCGCAGCGACATCGGATTCATCTACCAGTTCCACCACCTGCTGCCCGAGTTTTCGGCGCTGGAAAATATCGTGCTGCCGCAACTGGCCGCAGGCATCGCACGCAGCACTGCCGAGGCCCGCGCCCGCGATCTGCTGGACCGCGTCGGCATCGCCGCCCGCGCCGGTCACCGCCCCGCAGCCCTTTCGGGCGGCGAACAGCAACGTGTCGCATTTTGCCGCGCACTGGCCAACAAACCGCGTCTGTTGCTGGCGGATGAACCCACTGGCAACCTTGACCCCGCAACCTCGGATCAGGTCTTTGGCGCGCTGATGGAACTGGTGCGCGGCACCGGCCTCTCGGCGCTGATCGCCACGCATAACATGGAACTGGCCGCGCGCATGGACCGCGTGCTGCGGATGGACGCGGGCCAGCTTTCTATCTGA
- the proS gene encoding proline--tRNA ligase → MRLSRYFLPVLKENPSEAQIVSHRLMLRAGMIKQASAGIYSWLPLGFKVLRKIENIVHEEQARAGHMPMLMPTIQSAELWRESGRYDAYGAEMLRFKDRHDRDMLFTPTAEELITDIFRANVSSYKDLPLTMYQIQWKFRDEIRPRFGVMRGREFLMKDGYNFDLTKEDALHAYNRHLVTYLRTYERMGLQAIPMRADSGPIGGDDTHEFLVLAETGESEVFYDSAVTDLKFGDREIDYDSVEDCAAVMEEFTDKYARTDETHDAALFEQVPEDRRRVARGIEVGQIFYFGTKYSEPLGAVVQGPDGKQVPVHMGSHGIGVSRLLGAIIEANHDENGIIWPEGVTPFHVGIVNLRQGDEATDGACEALYKALKAKGFDPLYDDRDERAGGKFAAMDLIGLPWRITVGPRGLKNGVVELTSRRTGESVELTAEAAVDRIAEIYAGI, encoded by the coding sequence ATGCGCCTGAGCCGTTATTTTCTGCCCGTTCTCAAGGAAAACCCAAGCGAGGCGCAGATCGTCAGCCACCGGCTGATGCTGCGTGCGGGCATGATCAAACAAGCCAGCGCAGGCATCTATTCGTGGCTGCCGCTGGGCTTCAAGGTGCTGCGCAAGATCGAGAATATCGTGCACGAGGAACAGGCCCGCGCCGGTCACATGCCGATGCTGATGCCGACGATCCAATCCGCCGAACTGTGGCGTGAAAGCGGCCGTTACGACGCCTACGGCGCGGAAATGCTGCGCTTCAAGGATCGGCACGACCGCGACATGCTGTTCACGCCCACCGCCGAGGAACTGATCACCGACATCTTCCGCGCCAACGTCAGCAGCTATAAAGACCTGCCGCTGACCATGTACCAGATCCAGTGGAAATTCCGCGACGAAATCCGCCCGCGTTTCGGCGTGATGCGGGGCCGCGAATTCCTGATGAAAGACGGCTACAACTTCGACCTGACCAAAGAAGACGCGCTGCACGCCTACAACCGCCACCTCGTGACCTACCTGCGCACCTACGAACGCATGGGCCTGCAAGCGATCCCGATGCGCGCCGACAGTGGCCCCATCGGCGGCGACGACACGCATGAATTCCTCGTGCTGGCCGAAACCGGTGAATCCGAGGTGTTCTATGACAGCGCCGTGACCGACCTCAAATTCGGCGACCGCGAGATCGACTATGACAGCGTCGAAGACTGCGCCGCCGTGATGGAAGAATTCACCGACAAATACGCCCGCACCGACGAAACCCACGACGCGGCCCTGTTCGAACAGGTTCCCGAAGACCGCCGCCGCGTGGCGCGCGGCATCGAAGTGGGTCAGATCTTCTACTTCGGCACCAAATATTCCGAACCTCTGGGCGCGGTGGTCCAGGGCCCCGACGGCAAACAGGTGCCGGTGCACATGGGCAGCCACGGCATCGGCGTCAGCCGCCTGCTGGGTGCCATCATCGAGGCGAACCACGACGAAAACGGCATCATCTGGCCCGAGGGCGTGACCCCCTTCCACGTCGGTATCGTGAACCTGCGTCAGGGCGACGAAGCTACCGATGGTGCCTGCGAAGCGCTCTACAAGGCGTTGAAAGCCAAGGGTTTTGATCCGCTCTATGACGACCGCGACGAACGGGCAGGCGGCAAATTCGCCGCTATGGACCTGATCGGCCTGCCGTGGCGCATCACCGTCGGCCCGCGCGGGCTGAAAAACGGTGTGGTCGAACTGACCTCGCGCCGCACCGGCGAAAGCGTGGAACTGACAGCCGAGGCCGCCGTGGACCGCATCGCGGAGATTTACGCGGGCATTTAA